A single genomic interval of Trichosurus vulpecula isolate mTriVul1 chromosome 6, mTriVul1.pri, whole genome shotgun sequence harbors:
- the LOC118853018 gene encoding LOW QUALITY PROTEIN: ribonuclease P protein subunit p30-like (The sequence of the model RefSeq protein was modified relative to this genomic sequence to represent the inferred CDS: substituted 2 bases at 2 genomic stop codons), with protein sequence MVVFADLNLRKGSDTKALKGLLENAAHLGFSTVAINHVVNFKEKKQEIDKPVVPSELFXSLPIVXGKSKPIKILSRLTLIVSDPSHCNVLRATSSCVKLYDIVAVFPKTEKLFHVACTSLDVDLVCITVTEKLPFYFRRPPVNVAIERGIGFEITYSPAIKDSTMRRYTISNALSLMQICKGKNVIISSDAERPLEIRGPYDVANLGLLFGLSESDAKAAVSTNCRATLLHGETRKTALGIIYTTKKPRTTEEDDSVPACKKAKCED encoded by the coding sequence ATGGTGGTGTTTGCGGATTTGAACCTGAGGAAGGGCTCTGATACGAAAGCGCTTAAGGGGCTTCTGGAGAACGCCGCTCACCTTGGGTTTTCGACTGTTgccattaatcatgttgtgaactTTAAGGAAAAGAAGCAGGAAATTGACAAACCAGTAGTTCCTTCAGAGCTCTTTTAATCTCTGCCTATTGTATAGGGGAAATCAAAACCAATTAAAATTCTAAGCAGACTGACACTTATAGTATCAGATCCATCTCACTGCAATGTTCTGAGAGCAACATCTTCCTGTGTCAAGCTGTATGACATTGTTGCAGTTTTCCCTAAGACAGAAAAACTTTTCCATGTTGCTTGCACAAGTTTAGATGTAGATTTGGTATGCATAACAGTAACAGAGAAATTGCCATTTTACTTCAGAAGACCTCCCGTTAATGTGGCAATTGAACGAGGTATTGGCTTTGAGATTACTTATTCTCCTGCCATCAAAGACTCCACAATGAGGAGATATACCATTTCCAATGCACTCAGTCTGATGCAGATCTGCAAAGGGAAGAACGTAATTATATCTAGTGATGCAGAAAGGCCTTTAGAAATAAGAGGACCATATGATGTAGCAAACTTAGGCCTGTTGTTTGGGCTCTCTGAAAGTGATGCCAAGGCAGCAGTATCCACGAATTGCAGGGCAACGCTTCTTCATGGAGAAACCAGAAAGACTGCTCTTGGTATTATTTATACAACAAAGAAGCCAAGAACAACTGAAGAGGATGACAGTGTTCCAGCCTGCAAAAAAGCCAAATGTGAGGACTGA